The following are from one region of the Candidatus Limnocylindrales bacterium genome:
- the smc gene encoding chromosome segregation protein SMC, with protein MRIKRLELVGFKSSKDRTVLDFPIGITGIVGPNGCGKSNIVDALRWVLGEQSARHLRGRSMEDVIFAGNQAHGPLGMAEVTIVLDNENGTDFSPPDPEEEESEVVRLLRKVPELQVTRRLYRSGESEYQINGRPCRLRDITELFLGTGVGTKAYSIVEQGRVGQIVNAKPDDLRLFIEEAAGTTLYRSRKVAAERKIERTRDNLLRVSDVVRELERQAGSLRRQARGAVQYQELKAQEDALDRQLTSMRLRATEEQLTEAWRQVADRRGRDHALRLRGQDLAAERDVARANAREAEAALEAARRAVFDARSRLGEAEQQRRHLSERQSELHSVVEEARADLARLEDQHAALQHEASAAAEERAGLASGCEAASQVCQEIAARVRDCDQRYFDWSTETDATRTRLIESLGAGAGLRNERAALERQITAAEDRIQRLKTEGEALAAVRSRLATDLANCQRELDGVLAAVGTAEGDKGQAAADLQRALGARAAAQAEADRWREETASLRSRLESLEELHRSFAGYNDGVRAFMSNGGRERAGAKAVVADVIQIDSGYERAVAAVLGERLQYIVVPSTDAAVEGARYLRESGAGRASFLPVSLRHDAARSVPEDAARLIEHVRIEEGFEPVLQPLLQGVVVVDSLEDARALWVRNGTQATFVTREGEVVEYSGVVTGGSENPLDEGLLLRNSELRTTQEALEVARHNSRLAAEALHAAGEAASRTDGRLSELDRELHRLTVERVRLAGEKQLHEQNTARTEERGRAVQSELDAAARELSAARSRLRDAEAELRRREEEAAALEEQRQLFDSRGKALEAERRELLSELEAARVREAQLRQRLEGVTASASSLMRALEDATGRRDALLRRLERETREIASIAERLRDRGLDLEALQGRAAETTEQLAACEQRGAALRAAMAEIDARWDATARRLEAVRAELGRFELRRKEMELERSALLESANERLGIHAEELLRVAPAEAEPAALAADLEAVRGKIRRLGTVNLGAVIELEEIETRLAELTRQRDDLERSIEDLRGTIARLNRLSRKRFQECFEEVNKIFQVTFPKLFHGGKASLALTDPENLLETGVEIFVQPPGKRLGNLDLLSGGEKALTAISLIFALFLFKPSPFCVLDEVDAPLDEANIGRFTRMVAEMSDRSQFLLITHNKRTMEVCDTLYGVTMPEPGVSRMVSVDLSQAA; from the coding sequence TCGGCATCACCGGCATCGTCGGTCCCAACGGCTGCGGAAAATCCAACATCGTCGACGCCCTGCGCTGGGTGCTCGGCGAGCAGAGCGCGCGCCACCTGCGCGGGCGCAGCATGGAAGACGTGATCTTCGCGGGAAACCAGGCGCACGGCCCGCTCGGGATGGCCGAAGTCACCATCGTCCTCGATAACGAGAACGGCACCGACTTTTCGCCGCCCGACCCCGAGGAAGAAGAGAGCGAGGTCGTCCGCCTGCTGCGCAAGGTGCCGGAGCTGCAGGTGACGCGACGGCTGTACCGCTCCGGCGAGTCGGAATACCAGATCAACGGCCGGCCGTGCCGCCTGCGCGACATTACCGAGCTGTTCCTCGGCACCGGTGTCGGTACCAAGGCCTACTCCATCGTCGAGCAGGGCCGCGTCGGGCAGATCGTCAATGCAAAGCCCGACGATTTGCGCCTCTTCATCGAGGAGGCGGCGGGCACCACGCTGTACCGCAGCCGAAAGGTGGCGGCCGAGCGCAAGATCGAGCGGACGCGGGACAACCTGCTGCGGGTCAGCGACGTGGTGCGCGAGCTGGAGCGGCAGGCCGGCTCGCTGCGCCGTCAGGCGCGCGGGGCCGTACAGTATCAGGAGCTCAAGGCGCAGGAGGACGCCCTGGACCGGCAGCTGACGTCGATGCGCCTGCGCGCAACCGAAGAGCAGCTGACCGAAGCCTGGCGCCAGGTGGCCGATCGCCGTGGCCGCGACCACGCGCTGCGCTTGCGCGGCCAGGACCTGGCGGCCGAGCGCGACGTGGCGCGGGCAAACGCGCGCGAAGCCGAAGCGGCGCTCGAGGCTGCGCGCCGCGCCGTCTTCGACGCCCGCTCTCGCCTCGGCGAGGCCGAGCAGCAACGACGGCATCTGAGCGAGCGCCAGTCCGAGCTCCACAGCGTCGTCGAGGAGGCGCGGGCGGACCTTGCACGTCTCGAAGACCAGCATGCCGCTCTTCAGCACGAGGCCTCGGCGGCCGCCGAAGAACGCGCCGGACTCGCCTCCGGCTGCGAGGCCGCGTCGCAGGTGTGCCAGGAGATCGCCGCCAGGGTTCGCGACTGCGACCAGCGCTATTTCGATTGGTCGACCGAGACCGACGCCACGCGGACGCGACTGATCGAGTCGCTCGGTGCCGGCGCTGGTCTGCGCAATGAGCGGGCGGCGCTGGAGCGGCAGATTACCGCCGCCGAAGATCGCATCCAACGCTTGAAGACCGAGGGCGAAGCCCTTGCCGCTGTACGGTCCAGGCTCGCGACCGACCTCGCCAACTGCCAGCGCGAGCTGGACGGGGTTCTGGCCGCTGTCGGCACCGCCGAGGGCGATAAGGGCCAGGCTGCGGCTGACCTGCAGCGCGCGCTTGGCGCGCGGGCGGCTGCTCAGGCAGAGGCGGATCGCTGGCGGGAGGAGACCGCCTCATTGCGGTCGCGCCTGGAGTCACTGGAGGAGCTGCACCGCAGCTTCGCCGGCTACAACGATGGTGTCCGCGCCTTCATGTCCAATGGCGGACGCGAACGCGCCGGTGCCAAGGCCGTCGTCGCCGACGTCATCCAGATCGACTCGGGGTACGAGCGCGCCGTGGCGGCCGTTCTGGGCGAGCGGCTGCAGTACATCGTGGTCCCGAGCACCGATGCGGCGGTCGAAGGTGCGCGGTATCTGCGCGAGAGCGGCGCCGGCCGTGCCAGTTTTCTGCCGGTCTCGCTGCGTCACGATGCGGCCCGCAGCGTGCCGGAGGATGCGGCGCGCCTGATCGAGCACGTGCGCATCGAGGAGGGGTTCGAGCCCGTTCTTCAGCCTTTGCTGCAGGGTGTGGTGGTCGTCGACAGTCTCGAGGACGCCCGCGCGCTCTGGGTGCGCAACGGGACGCAGGCCACGTTCGTCACCCGGGAAGGCGAAGTCGTCGAATACTCGGGAGTCGTCACCGGCGGCAGCGAGAATCCCTTGGATGAAGGACTGCTGCTGCGCAACAGCGAGCTGCGCACGACGCAGGAGGCGCTCGAGGTCGCCAGGCACAATTCGCGCTTGGCCGCCGAAGCCTTGCATGCCGCGGGGGAGGCGGCTTCGCGCACCGACGGCCGACTTTCCGAGCTCGACCGGGAGCTGCACCGGTTGACCGTCGAGCGCGTGCGTCTGGCGGGCGAGAAGCAGCTGCACGAGCAGAATACGGCCCGTACCGAGGAGCGCGGACGCGCAGTCCAATCCGAGCTGGACGCGGCGGCGCGCGAGCTTTCCGCGGCCCGCTCGCGCCTGCGCGACGCGGAGGCGGAGCTCCGGCGGCGCGAGGAGGAGGCGGCCGCGCTGGAGGAGCAGCGACAGCTTTTCGACTCGCGAGGAAAGGCTTTGGAGGCGGAACGCCGTGAGCTGCTTTCAGAGCTCGAAGCTGCCCGTGTGCGCGAGGCCCAGCTTCGCCAGCGCCTCGAGGGCGTCACGGCGAGCGCCTCGTCTCTTATGCGGGCGCTCGAGGATGCCACAGGCCGCCGCGACGCCCTGCTGCGCCGCCTGGAGCGGGAGACCCGTGAAATCGCATCCATCGCTGAGCGGCTGCGGGACCGTGGTCTCGATCTCGAGGCCCTTCAAGGCAGGGCAGCGGAAACCACCGAGCAGCTTGCGGCGTGCGAGCAGCGTGGCGCCGCCCTACGCGCAGCAATGGCCGAGATCGACGCGCGCTGGGACGCGACCGCCCGCCGGCTCGAAGCCGTGCGCGCCGAGCTTGGCCGCTTCGAGCTCCGCCGCAAGGAAATGGAGCTCGAACGCTCGGCCTTGCTCGAGAGCGCCAACGAGCGTCTCGGCATACATGCCGAGGAACTGCTGCGGGTAGCGCCTGCAGAGGCGGAGCCGGCTGCGCTGGCCGCCGACCTCGAGGCGGTGCGCGGCAAGATCCGCCGCCTCGGCACCGTCAATCTCGGAGCCGTCATTGAGCTGGAGGAGATCGAGACCCGCCTGGCCGAGCTGACCAGACAGCGTGACGATCTCGAACGCAGCATCGAGGATCTGCGCGGCACCATCGCGCGCCTCAATCGTCTCTCGCGCAAGCGCTTCCAGGAGTGCTTCGAAGAGGTCAACAAGATCTTCCAGGTGACGTTCCCCAAGCTGTTCCATGGCGGCAAGGCTTCGCTGGCGCTCACCGATCCGGAAAACCTGCTCGAGACGGGCGTGGAGATCTTCGTACAACCGCCGGGAAAGAGATTGGGCAATCTGGACCTGCTCTCGGGCGGCGAGAAGGCCCTGACGGCGATCAGCCTCATCTTCGCACTGTTCCTGTTCAAGCCGAGCCCGTTCTGCGTGCTCGACGAGGTCGATGCGCCGCTCGATGAGGCCAACATCGGCCGCTTCACGAGAATGGTGGCGGAGATGAGCGACCGTTCCCAGTTCCTGCTCATCACGCACAACAAGCGCACGATGGAAGTGTGCGACACGCTCTACGGCGTCACGATGCCCGAGCCGGGAGTCTCGCGGATGGTCTCGGTCGATCTGTCGCAGGCCGCGTGA